DNA from Corynebacterium aurimucosum ATCC 700975:
AGATGTAGCGCATGACTACCGCAAACCTCACCCATGCAGAAGCTACCGCCCGCAGCGCCGCGCTGCGCCTGAGCACCTACGAGCTGCACCTCGACGTCACGAGCGCGCCCACCGACGCCGATTCTTACGAGGTCACCTCGCGTATCACGTTCACCACCACCGAGCCCGAGACCTTCGTGGATTACTTGGGCAAGGCCGTGCACGCCGTGCGCGTCAACGGCGAAAAGGTGGAGAACACCTTCGACGGTGGACGGGTCTACCTGAGCAACCTTCCAGTGGGGGAGGAACTCACCGTGGAGATCACCGGCTCCTCCTATTACTCCCGCACCGGCCAGGGCCTGCACCGCATGCACGACCAGGCCGATGACACTACGTACCTCTACTCGCACCTCGAGCCATCCGATGCCCGCCGCATCTTCCCCTGCTTTGACCAGCCGGATCTCAAGGCCAGCTACGCGGTACACCTCACCGGCCCTCAGGGCTGGCAGCTGCTCAGCAATCAACCGGAGGTTGGCCGCGAGAAGACTGAGGGCGGGGAAGTGGCACACTTCGCGCCGACCCCTCTGCTGTCGACGTATTTGACGGCGTTTGCGGCGGGGCCGTACGTCGAGAAGCACAGCACCTGGACCGCACCCGATGGCTCCTTGGAAGTGGAGCTGCGCGCCTTTGCCCGCGCCTCCATGGCTGAATACCTGGATGATGAAATCCTGCAGGTCACAGCACAAGGCATGGACTTCTTCCACAGCAGTTTTGGCTACCCGTACCCGTGGGGCAAGTACGATTCCATCTTCGTTCCGGAGTACAACCTGGGCGCCATGGAGAACCCCGGCCTCGTGACGTTCACGGAGCACTACCTCTTCCGTTCCGCCGCCACCCGCGCGCAGCATGCCGGGCGCACGAACACCATCCTGCACGAGATGTCGCACATGTGGTTCGGTGACTTGGTCACCCCGCAGTGGTGGGATGACCTGTGGCTCAAGGAGTCCTTCGCGGAATTCATGGGCGCGGATTCCTCCGTGCACGCCACCGAGTACGCCGAGGCGTGGGTAAACTTCGCTGGCCAGCGCAAGAACTGGGCCTACCTGCAGGATCAGCTGCCCACCACGCACCCGATCAAGGCCGAGATCCTGGACGTGGATGCCGCACGCCAGAACTTCGACGGCATCACTTATGCCAAGGGTGCGGCGGTGCTCAAGCAGCTGGTGCACTACGTGGGCCGGGAGAACTTCTACGCCGGCGCGCGCGACTACTTCCAGGAGCACGCCTTTGCTGCCGCCACCTTCGACGACCTTCTCAAGGCGCTGAAGAAGCACACCGACCGCGATCTCGACGCCTGGTCCACCGCCTGGCTGCGCACGTGGGGCCCGGATACACTGACCCCGGAGTTGCACGCAGACGGAGACAAGATTCACGAGCTCGCCATCGCGGTCGAGGCCGAGGACACCACGCGCCCGCACCGCCTCAACGTGACGTTATTCGACAACTCCCTGAACAAATACGCCACCCTCGACGTCGATCTGGAGGGCGAGCGCACCATCCTCGACGAGGCATCTGGACTTCAGGCGCCGGCATTGTTGCTGCTGAACGACGGCGACCACACCTACGCCAAGGTCCGCTTCGACGAGACCTCCTTGGAGACCATCCGCACGCGCCTGTCTGCGGTTCCGGATGAGCTTTCCCGCGCGGTCATCTGGACTTCCCTGTGGAACCTCACCCGCGATGGCGAGTGGCCCGTACGCTCCTACCTGGACACGGTGCTCAACCACGCCCCGGCGGAGTCCAACCCGACGCTTCTGACCACTGCCTTTGCCAATGCAAGCTATGCCATTGACCACTTCGTGGGCGAGGGTGTTCGCGAGGAGATCCGCGCCGACTACGCCGAGCGCCTCTGGGAGGTTCTACAGAAGGCCCCGGACGGCTCCGACGCACAGCTCACCTTCGCCCGCGCTGCCATCCAGGCGCTGGCCGCCACCCCGGAGGAGTCCGGCACACAGCGCCTGCGCGCGCTTTACGACGGCTCCCTCGACGGCCTCGCCCTCGACCCGGACATCCGCTGGGCCATCCTCCGCGCCTTGGCCGCCCGCGATGCCGTCAGCGCCGAGGAGCTGGAGGCGGAGAAGGAGCGCGATAACACGCTCACCGGTGCCGCCGCCTACCTGGGCGCCTCCCACGCTTTCCCATCTGCCGAGCTCAAGCGCGAAGTCTTCGACCTCGTGCGCACGCCGGGCAAGTACTCCAACGCGGAGGTGGATTCCCTGCTCGCGGCGTTCAACGCGCCGCGCTCGGCCCACCTCACCGAGGCCTTCGCCCAGGAGTATTTCGATTCTCTGGCGAAGCTCTGGGAGGAGCACCCCATCGAGATTGCCAACCGCCTCGTCCGCGGGCTCTACCCGGATCTCGCAATGGCCGACGCCGCTACCAGCGATTTCTTGAGCAGTGAACGTCCGCGTGCACTTCGCCGCGTGCTGCTGGAATGCCAGGATGCGCTGCGTCGCGCGCAACGCGTGCGTGCGTGCCGCGCAGTGATCGCGGCACGTTAGAAGCGGCGCGTAGCGGACAGCAGAATCTTCCCGTAAACTCGCAGACACATTAACGGGGGGACAATCACAAACCATCAGCTTCGGCTGGGGGACTGTGTTGACCCACTTGTCATTGCTCAAGTTTCCGGGGGGATTCTTAGTGTCAGCACAGCCGACCGATCGTGAACTCGTCGATGCCTTCATTGGCGGAGATACCAAGGCCTTTTCAGCAATCGTCGAAAAGCACCGCGCGCGCCTGACCGCCATGGCGCGGCGCTATACGCGCAACGATGATGATGCACAGGACATCGTGCAGGAGGCCCTGCTCAAGGCCAGCTGCAATATGGCCTCCTACCGGCACGATGCCACGCTGAGCACGTGGCTGCACCGACTGGTGATGAACTCCGGCTATGACTTCCTCAACCACCGCTCGAACCGAGAGAACGCCTCCCTGGATGCAGAGATCATTGAGGATGACCGCAACTATGCGCTCGCGCACAACCCTAGCGAAAACCTGGCGGAACGCATCACGGTGGCCCAAGCGATGGAAACCTTGCGCCAGGACCAGCGCGAGGCGCTCTACCTCACCGATGTTGCAGGCTATCCCATCGATACGGTGGCTAAGGTACAAGGCGTGGCGCCTGGGACGGTGAAGTCACGGCGAGCTCGAGCTCGGCAAGTGTTGCGTGCGGCGATAGACTGAGGGCGAGTAGAATCTGAGTCTTACTTAAAAATTATCGTTACAAGGGAGTTTTTAGTGACTATCCACGATGTCGCCATCGTCGGCTCCGGCCCTGCCGGCTATACCGCAGCGCTCTACGCAGCACGCGCCGAACTCAATCCCATCGTCTTCGAGGGCTTTGAATACGGTGGCGAACTCATGAACACCACCGAGGTAGAGAATTACCCGGGCTTCCAGAAGGGAATCATGGGCCCTGAGCTCATGGAAGAGATGCGCGCCCAAGCCATCCGCTTCGGTGCCGACCTGCGCATGGAAGTTGTAGATTCCGTCGAGCTCGAAGGTGAGGTGAAGAAGCTGCATGTGGGCGACGAGGTTTATGAAGCCCGTGCTGTCATCCTCGCTACCGGTGCCGCTCCGCGCTACCTGGGTATTCCGGGCGAATCGGAGCTAACTGGCCGCGGCGTGTCCGCGTGTGCCACCTGCGATGGCTTCTTCTTCAAGGACCACAACATTGCCGTCGTCGGCGGCGGCGATTCCGCCATGGAGGAGGCCACCTTCCTCACCAAGTTCGCCGAAACCGTCACCATTATTCACCGCTCGGAGAACTTCCGCGCCTCCAAGATCATGCTGGAACGCGCCAAGGAGAACCCAAAAATCAAGTGGCTGACCAACACCACCGTCGAGCGCGTTTTGGAAAAGGACGGCAAGGTCGGTGCTCTCGAGGTCAAGAACGTGCTGACCGGTGAGACCAGCGAGCTGGACCTA
Protein-coding regions in this window:
- the pepN gene encoding aminopeptidase N; translated protein: MTTANLTHAEATARSAALRLSTYELHLDVTSAPTDADSYEVTSRITFTTTEPETFVDYLGKAVHAVRVNGEKVENTFDGGRVYLSNLPVGEELTVEITGSSYYSRTGQGLHRMHDQADDTTYLYSHLEPSDARRIFPCFDQPDLKASYAVHLTGPQGWQLLSNQPEVGREKTEGGEVAHFAPTPLLSTYLTAFAAGPYVEKHSTWTAPDGSLEVELRAFARASMAEYLDDEILQVTAQGMDFFHSSFGYPYPWGKYDSIFVPEYNLGAMENPGLVTFTEHYLFRSAATRAQHAGRTNTILHEMSHMWFGDLVTPQWWDDLWLKESFAEFMGADSSVHATEYAEAWVNFAGQRKNWAYLQDQLPTTHPIKAEILDVDAARQNFDGITYAKGAAVLKQLVHYVGRENFYAGARDYFQEHAFAAATFDDLLKALKKHTDRDLDAWSTAWLRTWGPDTLTPELHADGDKIHELAIAVEAEDTTRPHRLNVTLFDNSLNKYATLDVDLEGERTILDEASGLQAPALLLLNDGDHTYAKVRFDETSLETIRTRLSAVPDELSRAVIWTSLWNLTRDGEWPVRSYLDTVLNHAPAESNPTLLTTAFANASYAIDHFVGEGVREEIRADYAERLWEVLQKAPDGSDAQLTFARAAIQALAATPEESGTQRLRALYDGSLDGLALDPDIRWAILRALAARDAVSAEELEAEKERDNTLTGAAAYLGASHAFPSAELKREVFDLVRTPGKYSNAEVDSLLAAFNAPRSAHLTEAFAQEYFDSLAKLWEEHPIEIANRLVRGLYPDLAMADAATSDFLSSERPRALRRVLLECQDALRRAQRVRACRAVIAAR
- a CDS encoding sigma-70 family RNA polymerase sigma factor; translated protein: MSAQPTDRELVDAFIGGDTKAFSAIVEKHRARLTAMARRYTRNDDDAQDIVQEALLKASCNMASYRHDATLSTWLHRLVMNSGYDFLNHRSNRENASLDAEIIEDDRNYALAHNPSENLAERITVAQAMETLRQDQREALYLTDVAGYPIDTVAKVQGVAPGTVKSRRARARQVLRAAID
- the trxB gene encoding thioredoxin-disulfide reductase — translated: MTIHDVAIVGSGPAGYTAALYAARAELNPIVFEGFEYGGELMNTTEVENYPGFQKGIMGPELMEEMRAQAIRFGADLRMEVVDSVELEGEVKKLHVGDEVYEARAVILATGAAPRYLGIPGESELTGRGVSACATCDGFFFKDHNIAVVGGGDSAMEEATFLTKFAETVTIIHRSENFRASKIMLERAKENPKIKWLTNTTVERVLEKDGKVGALEVKNVLTGETSELDLTAMFVAIGHDPRSGFLNGQVETDEAGYVVVEQPSTKTSLPGVFACGDLVDDHYQQAITAAGSGCRAAIDAEHFLAENR